The following coding sequences are from one Venturia canescens isolate UGA chromosome 5, ASM1945775v1, whole genome shotgun sequence window:
- the kto gene encoding mediator of RNA polymerase II transcription subunit 12 isoform X2 → MMGILYEKRPLKRPRIGPPDVYPQEPKQKEDELTSINVKHGFATMPQLSDEFGTARHCNVTAAKVGAYFNAILAKKEELATMPDTGRKRQQINPKDNFWPVTARTKNGIEAWFKDLSGCKPLVTLAKRAPNFNKKEEIFMLLCEYQVPMLRAAWFIKLSSAYTVAVSEAKIKKRQLPDPTTEWTGTLIKFLKDQLSKIQEYYHSSNTNNNSSNNTSNGTCTTPTNSSTNNSSSSSNGTANVQPLTPNSNPQTTPTGSSTPASGNDDNKLALKQALKQWHYCIQLAKYMFEEGLLDRQELLQWILELLDKMRSAPSEDGILKLLLPLALQYLEEFVQSELLARRLAYLCCRKVAHMCSNVDPSLVAPASPSVSTPIKTEPVNGKEQTAVVPVQPNPLTIAFNDYLSCPHHRDVIYALSTIIQVITLECPTALVWNSVGEGKAPSLLNGSPLDYLLCPPAALPCPPASASNPTMKQLKGAQENIRLRSQAAEGRWSCDKWQQSSAGMTTTKVLAALDALDRHSFDRMDAMNSLDTLYSKIFTASPRETNTSTTSTPNERENTKTEYNPQQDSAVVDILCEWAVSAERWGEHRAMAVAKLLEKRQSEATGENNDADDKDSVCSNGTPPGLPIFQPLLMKFLDVDAPVQDNSSPQSKTQFTNLVHLFSELIRHDVFSHDAYMCTLISRGDLIQGPAASKPGTPNNREPIDEDSLFPGIDLKPPKLEVPDHGRAMDYDDSKIDDDLDKLLQHIKEDQQNSMDAPDSPKDDALGGHGAHEGLDSKTPSSPSRHLLYTTHFPLPQDETCSQHDCNQRHVLLYGVGRVRDDARHVVKKMTKEICKLFGKKFSIDVAEGGKVKKHSRSEFNFEAITQKFQNLSYFDQHVVTWQCATQVIEMLNTFALAGSSYLPVQEHVAFLFDLMELALNIYGLIDVCIQILKELPEVESQLGVRNSQLVRSYTTSLSLYVVGVLRRYHCCLLLSPEQTTAVFDLLCKVVKHVSNPSDCSSAERCILAHLYDLYSSCSLLKTKPHGVEPFSNAYPKIRTALYSALQPTPSNHVYNAQFMLEVFNSPRRGGKIEPQWPRQLNETPANRYSFVCNAIVAVCSETDNDKLNDIAITCAELTACCNPLSAEWLGVLMALCCSSNSSAFYIDVLNQVDVQDLSIHNSLAVFTSILIARHCFSLEDFVVHIALPSLVKACNEGRGDADTEAEARGRLTCHLLLRLFKTVECPQPSLYSVSTSPHPLPSGNPRGYSIKLSCDRHLLAAAHNNIRVGPVLAVLKAILVVGDATAGKQPPKKPDVPMVHSGQASGPASVGGSGSGPGELSISHILGTSDILGGGDDLGLELAMSSSSSSAGIATENVKGLSDFAQHVLRQICSQEWVLERCLQNPEELCHPDMLLDNMLTPRQAQRLLHMICYPETSLDAFHDQRTHITSILENLEQWSLRMSWLDLQLMYKQFPPSSNDLSQWLDTVAKAAIDVFQLNTLSGKIDKRSGSIWLVAPLVSKLPSAVQGRVLKVAGQVLESGNWSKTAGRERGRLKSPSLFNHQPFLSLVLTCLKGQDDQREGLLTSLHSQLSQFLTTSKEEKNAGSEDPKGREVVQDALQLRFSLVGGVFDTIQRNTTVTTDWAILLVQLVSYGVIDLNNNSELFTTVIDMLATLIHSTLVSDSQSEKDENKKHYQNLMKKLKKELGDRNSQSIQFVRQLLPLPKLTMEVIACEPVGSLTDTKGNKIAGFDSIDKKQRVSAWELLEGHKNPAPLSWAWFRAVKIERKPLTYQNAQKLLRYHTHSQIRPANHYLDPPPLPPEDLEPDKKESEPGKADTPMSVDSPSRSASGSSVTGTTGTTTTGKGKAMKPRRHRKNKNAVTPAIPVPQPMQQQAPAPMQQLPYGGPQQQPQPQQMQQQAPQQQAQQQQPQAQVAQQTGLFPGQAPQPQQQWYPNQQGHTPPQQYGYGQQLPPTPVGGPRYERPGMNNQSKQALSNMLRMRVPTNQFIGNQQQPNVPPVAGPGAFPGMQRQFIRQQLRSQAHGAPGISPTQGMFPPQQQQQTMYPGMQQGMNQNYAGYGGQQMIPQQQQAAQQQVQQQQQQVQQQQQQVQQQQQQNQQQVQAAQQQQILQQQQQAQAVQQQQQQQQQQANMMTPQQQSIMFQNQQQMMNTQRGQEYMQQQRMQPGAARPPYLQAPNVTMNTMGPMGGGVQNQPAPPYRQTGGKPGAVGVGNVGAANVGLQPNQQFQQQAINQQRMRQQMLAMQQQQQVQQQAQQAQQQQQGGTGGQQPMPQLVAHLQRHSNQPPQHSYQHQPPPY, encoded by the exons ATGATGGGCATATTGTATGAGAAAAGGCCTCTGAAGAGGCCAAGAATTGGCCCTCCTGATGTCTATCCTCAGGAGCCTAAACAAAAAGAGGATGAACTCACATCAATAAATGTCAAACATGGATTTGCAACGATGCCTCAACTTTCTGACGAGTTTGGTACTGCTAGACATTGCAATGTTACTGCTGCCAAAGTTGGAGCTTATTTTAATGCTATCCTTGCCAAAAAAGAAGAATTGGCAACCATGCCTGACACAGGCAGAAAACGACAACAGATCAACCCCAAGGACAATTTTTGGCCTGTAACAGCCCGTACTAAAAACGGTATTGAAGCATGGTTCAAAGATCTTTCTGGCTGCAAACCTCTTGTAACTCTGGCCAAGAGAGCTcccaattttaataaaaaagaagaaatattcATGCTGTTATGCGAATATCAAGTTCCCATGCTCCGAGCTGCTTGGTTTATTAAATTAAGTTCTGCCTATACCGTCGCCGTTTCAgaagcaaaaataaaaaaaagacaacTGCCGGATCCTACCACAG AATGGACAGGCACTCTTATAAAGTTCCTAAAAGATCAGCTATCCAAAATCCAAGAGTACTATCATTCGAGCAACACGAATAATAATTCATCAAATAATACAAGTAATGGTACATGCACAACACCGACAAACAGCAGCACCAACAacagtagcagcagcagcaacggAACGGCAAACGTTCAGCCGCTAACTCCCAATTCAAACCCACAAACAACCCCGACAGGTTCCTCAACTCCGGCAAGTGGGAATGATGACAACAAATTGGCACTGAAGCAAGCGCTCAAACAGTGGCATTACTGCATACAACTAGCAAAATATATGTTTGAAGAAGGTCTTCTTGACCGGCAAGAACTATTGCAATGGATTCTTGAATTACTCGACAAAATGCGCTCAGCACCATCAGAAGATGGAATTCTCAAACTCTTGTTGCCTCTTGCACTCCAATATCTCGAGGAATTCGTTCAATCGGAGCTCTTGGCAAGAAGACTGGCTTACCTATGTTGCAGAAAAGTTGCCCACATGTGCAGCAACGTGGATCCGAGCCTCGTAGCTCCTGCTAGTCCTTCTGTTTCCACACCTATAAAAACAGAACCTGTCAATGGTAAAGAACAAACTGCTGTTGTACCGGTTCAACCAAATCCACTTACTATCGCCTTCAACGATTATCTGAGTTGTCCACATCACAGAGACGTCATTTATGCTCTTTCGACGATAATTCAG GTAATAACGTTAGAATGTCCAACAGCTCTGGTCTGGAACAGCGTAGGCGAGGGTAAAGCTCCATCTCTTCTAAATGGTTCGCCTCTTGATTATTTGCTGTGTCCTCCGGCAGCTCTGCCTTGTCCACCAGCAAGTGCATCGAATCCAACGATGAAGCAATTAAAGGGTGCACAAGAAAATATACGTTTACGATCACAGGCAGCTGAGGGAAGATGGTCTTGTGACAAATGGCAACAGAGTAGTGCAGggatgacgacgacgaaagTATTGGCGGCTCTTGACGCTCTCGATCGTCACAGTTTTGATCGAATGGACGCGATGAATTCGCTTGATACTCtctattcgaaaatatttacaGCGTCACCGCGCGAAACTAACACTTCGACGACGAGCACACCCAACGAGCGTGAAAACACAAAAACCGAATATAATCCGCAACAGGACTCTGCTGTCGTTGATATTTTGTGTGAATGGGCGGTTAGCGCCGAACGATGGGGAGAACATCGAGCTATGGCAGTTGCTAAATTGTTAGAAAAACGTCAAAGCGAAGCAACGGGTGAAAACAATGATGCCGATGACAAAGACAGCGTGTGTAGTAACGGCACCCCACCTGGTTTGCCCATTTTTCAGCCGTTGCTCATGAAGTTTCTTGATGTAGATGCACCTGTTCAAGACAACTCGTCACCACAGAGCAAAACCCAATTCACAAATCTCGTTCATCTTTTTTCTGAACTTATCAGGCATGATGTTTTCTCTCACGATGCTTACATGTGCACACTCATCTCCAGAGGCGATCTTATTCAAG GCCCTGCAGCGAGTAAGCCAGGAACTCCAAATAACAGAGAGCCCATCGACGAGGACAGTTTGTTCCCGGGCATAGACCTCAAGCCTCCCAAACTGGAAGTTCCCGATCACGGTAGAGCGATGGATTACGACGACAGTAAAATCGATGACGATCTAGATAAACTTTTGCAGCATATCAAAGAAGACCAACAGAATAGCATGGATGCGCCCGATAGTCCAAAAGATGATGCTCTCGGCGGTCATGGAGCTCACGAGGGACTCGATTCGAAAACACCCTCGAGCCCTAGTCGGCATTTACTCTACACGACGCATTTTCCATTGCCACAA GACGAGACTTGTAGTCAACATGACTGCAACCAGCGTCACGTACTGCTTTACGGAGTAGGACGCGTCCGTGACGATGCTCGTCatgtggtgaaaaaaatgactaaAGAAATTTGCAAGCtgttcggaaaaaaattcagtataGACGTTGCAGAAGGCGGTAAAGTGAAGAAACACTCGAGAAGCGAGTTTAATTTCGAAGCGATAAcccagaaatttcaaaatctcagTTACTTCGATCAGCACGTCGTCACGTGGCAATGCGCAACGCAGGTTATCGAGATGCTCAATACTTTTGCTCTCGCTGGATCATCCTATCTTCCGGTACAAGAACACGTCGCTTTTCTCTTTGATCTCATGGAACTTGCCTTGAATATTTACGGCTTGATAGACGTGTGCATACAAATACTCAAAGAATTGCCTGAGGTTGAGTCACAGCTTGGCGTGCGCAACAGCCAATTGGTGAGAAGCTACACAACGAGCTTGAGCTTGTACGTTGTTGGCGTTCTCAGGAGATATCATTGCTGTCTTTTAT TATCGCCGGAACAAACAACGGCGGTGTTCGATCTTCTCTGCAAAGTTGTGAAACACGTTTCGAATCCCAGCGATTGCAGTTCCGCGGAGCGTTGCATTCTCGCTCATCTCTACGATCTTTATTCGTCATGTTCACTGTTAAAAACGAAGCCGCACGGTGTGGAGCCGTTCAGTAACGCTTATCCGAAGATTCGCACGGCTCTGTACAGCGCTTTGCAGCCGACACCTTCGAACCACGTTTATAATGCTCAATTTATGCTAGAAGTATTCAACAGTCCGAGACGAGGCGGCAAAATCGAGCCTCAGTGGCCACGTCAACTCAACGAAACACCAGCGAATCGTTACAGTTTTGTATGCAACGCCATCGTCGCCGTATGCAGCGAAACAGACAATGACAAACTTAACGATATTGCGATAACTTGTGCCGAATTGACGGCTTGCTGCAATCCTCTCAGTGCCGAATGGCTTGGGGTTCTCATGGCACTTTGCTGTTCGTCCAACAGTTCGGCATTTTATATCGATGTTCTTAATCAAGTGGATGTTCAAGATTTGAGTATTCACAATTCGTTGGCAGTATTCACTTCCATTTTAATTG CAAGACACTGTTTCTCTTTGGAGGATTTCGTCGTTCACATAGCGCTTCCATCCCTTGTAAAAGCTTGCAACGAGGGCCGCGGTGACGCTGACACCGAAGCCGAAGCACGAGGGCGTTTGACATGTCATTTGTTACTGCGTCTCTTCAAAACGGTCGAATGTCCACAGCCATCTTTGTACTCCGTTAGTACCAGTCCGCATCCTTTGCCAAGTGGAAATCCACGTGGTTACAGCATAAAGCTAAGCTGCGATCGTCATTTGCTGGCGGCGGCTCATAACAATATTCGCGTTGGACCAGTTCTCGCGGTTCTCAAAGCAATACTCGTAGTTGGAGATGCGACCGCGGGTAAGCAGCCACCAAAGAAGCCGGATGTACCGATGGTGCACTCGGGCCAAGCCAGCGGACCGGCGAGCGTCGGTGGTTCTGGCTCGGGACCCGGGGAATTGTCGATAAGTCACATTCTTGGCACGAGTGATATTCTCGGAGGTGGTGATGATTTGGGACTCGAATTGGCCATGTCCTCGTCGAGCAGCAGCGCCGGTATTGCCACTGAGAATGTCAAAGGACTTTCGGATTTTGCTCAACACGTATTACGGCAGATATGCAGTCAAGAATGGGTGCTGGAGAGGTGTTTGCAAAATCCTGAAGAGCTATGTCATCCAGATATGCTTCTTGACAACATGTTAACGCCTCGTCAAGCCCAGCGTCTCTTGCACATGATATGTTACCCGGAAACATCCTTAGACGCTTTTCACGATCAGCGGACACACATAACGAGCATCCTCGAAAATCTGGAGCAGTGGAGCCTTCGCATGTCTTGGCTTGATCTCCAATTAATGTACAAACAATTTCCACCGTCTTCGAACGATCTTTCCCAGTGGCTAGACACTGTTGCCAAAGCGGCGATCGATGTCTTCCAGTTGAATACTCTTTCGGGTAAAATTGACAAACGCTCGGGTTCCATTTGGCTCGTGGCGCCGTTAGTTTCGAAATTACCCTCGGCCGTACAAGGTAGAGTGTTAAAAGTTGCTGGACAGGTTCTCGAATCGGGAAATTGGTCGAAAACGGCTGGGCGCGAGAGGGGGCGATTAAAATCTCCTTCGTTATTTAATCATCAGCCTTTTCTCTCGCTGGTATTGACTTGCCTGAAAGGTCAGGATGATCAACGCGAAGGTCTCTTGACGTCGTTGCACTCTCAACTTTCGCAATTTCTCACTACCAGcaaagaggaaaagaatgcCGGTTCGGAAGATCCCAAAGGCAGAGAAGTCGTTCAGGACGCATTGCAGCTGCGTTTCAGTCTCGTGGGTGGTGTTTTCGATACGATACAGAGAAACACAACCGTCACAACTGATTGGGCTATTTTGCTCGTGCAACTTGTGAGTTACGGTGTCATCGATCTCAATAATAATTCCGAACTCTTCACCACGGTTATCGACATGCTCGCCACCCTCATACATTCCACTCTCGTATCGGACTCACAATCCGAGAAGGACGAGAATAAAAAGCactatcaaaatttgatgaagaaattgaagaaggaATTGGGCGATAGGAATTCACAGAGCATACAATTCGTTAGACAATTGTTGCCTTTGCCGAAACTTACGATGGAGGTGATCGCTTGCGAACCGGTGGGATCGTTGACAGACACGAAGGGCAATAAGATCGCCGGTTTCGACAGCATCGACAAGAAACAG AGGGTTTCTGCGTGGGAATTACTGGAAGGTCATAAAAATCCGGCTCCTCTATCCTGGGCCTGGTTCCGAGCAGTGAAAATCGAACGCAAGCCGCTGACGTATCAGAACGCCCAAAAACTTCTTCGCTATCATACTCACAGTCAGATAAGACCGGCGAATCATTATCTCGACCCTCCGCCTCTCCCGCCTGAGGATCTCGAGCCTGACAAGAAGGAATCGGAACCTGGCAAAGCTGATACACCAATGAGCGTTGATTCACCTAGTCGTAGCGCTAGTGGAAGCAGTGTAACAGGAACCACAGGAACAACGACCACTGGAAAGGGCAAAGCTATGAAACCTCGACGGCacagaaagaataaaaacgcTGTGACTCCAGCGATACCAgttccacaaccaatgcag CAACAGGCACCAGCACCAATGCAACAGCTCCCCTATGGTGGGCCGCAACAACAGCCTCAGCCGCAGCAAATGCAACAGCAAGCGCCGCAGCAACAAGCGCAACAACAGCAGCCTCAAGCACAGGTTGCTCAGCAGACTGGACTATTCCCTGGTCAAGCTCCGCAACCACAACAACAATGGTATCCGAATCAGCAGGGACACACTCCGCCCCAGCAGTACGGTTACGGTCAGCAATTGCCACCAACGCCAGTTGGTGGTCCGCGTTACGAGCGTCCTGGCATGAACAATCAGTCGAAGCAAGCTCTGTCGAATATGCTGCGTATGAGAGTGCCGACGAATCAATTTATCGGAAATCAGCAACAGCCGAATGTTCCACCAGTCGCAGGACCAGGAGCTTTCCCAGGAATGCAAAGGCAATTCATACGTCAGCAGTTGAGATCACAGGCTCACGGTGCTCCGGGTATAAGTCCAACACAAGGAATGTTCCCGCctcagcaacagcaacaaacGATGTACCCGGGTATGCAGCAAGGAATGAATCAAAATTACGCCGGTTACGGTGGCCAACAGATGATACCGCAGCAACAACAGGCTGCTCAACAACAAGttcaacaacagcagcaacaagtccaacaacaacagcaacaagtccagcaacagcaacaacagaaTCAACAGCAAGTTCAAGCTGCTCAGCAACAACAAATTttacaacaacagcaacaggcGCAAGCCGttcaacaacaacagcaacaacagcaacaacaagcTAACATGATGACTCCTCAACAACAGAGCATCATGTTCCAAAATCAACAACAAATGATGAACACTCAGAGAGGACAGGAGTACATGCAACAACAACGAATGCAACCGGGAGCTGCGAGACCTCCTTATCTTCAAGCACCTAACGTCACAATGAACACCATGGGCCCCATGGGTGGAGGCGTCCAAAATCAACCGGCACCACCTTATAGACAAACTGGTGGCAAACCTGGTGCAGTTGGCGTTGGCAATGTTGGTGCAGCTAATGTTGGATTACAACCTAATCAACAGTTTCAACAA CAAGCAATCAATCAACAACGTATGCGACAACAAATGCTCGCTatgcaacagcaacaacaggtGCAACAGCAAGCTCAACAAGctcagcaacagcaacagggTGGAACAGGAGGTCAACAACCGATGCCGCAATTAGTCGCTCATCTCCAAAGACATTCTAACCAACCACCACAGCATTCTTATCAGCATCAACCACCCCCGTATTAG